Within Legionella birminghamensis, the genomic segment TCATTGATATAGATGATGATTTTGTCACATTGAATGCTGGTTTGAAGTCCGAAGGTATTGTTGCTGTTGAAGAGTTCCATGATAAAAATGGTCAATTGGAAATCAACATCGGTGATACTGTTGAAGTTGCCCTCGATTCAGTGGAAGACGGCTACGGCGAAACCCTGTTATCAAGAGAAAAGGCCAAACGTCAGGAAGCCTGGCGCAAGCTGTCAAAATGTCATGAAAACAATGAAACTGTTACCGGTTTGATTTCAGGCAAAGTAAAAGGCGGCTTCACAGTTGAAATTGGAACAATTCGCGCATTTTTACCAGGTTCTTTGGTTGACGTCAGACCTGTCCGCGATCCTTCTTACCTTGAAGGCAAAGAATTAGAATTTAAAGTCATTAAAATGGACCTGAAGCGCAATAATATTGTTGTTTCTCGTCGTGCTGTTGTCGAAGAAGAAAGCAGTGCTGATCGACAAGCATTACTTGAGTCCTTACATGATGGCCAAATCCTTAACGGTATCGTTAAAAATCTTACTGACTACGGTGCATTCATTGATCTCGGCGGTATTGATGGGCTTCTGCATATTACCGATATTTCCTGGAAACGTGTCAAACATCCAGCTGAAGTATTAACTGTAGGCCAGGATGTTAAGGTTAAAGTATTAAGCTTTGACAGCGAACGTAATCGTGTCTCTTTAGGCATGAAACAATTAGGCAATGATCCCTGGGTTGATTTGGTTGATCGTTATCCTGTCGGCAAAAAATTACAAGGTAAAGTCACTAACATTACCGATTATGGCTGTTTTGTTGAAATTGAAGAAGGCGTTGAAGGTCTTGTTCACATGTCTGAAATGGATTGGACTAACAAAAACGTTCACCCAAGCAAAGTCGTTTCCATGGGCGACGTAGTGGATGTTATGGTTCTTGAAATTGATGAAGAAAGACGCCGCATTTCTCTGGGTATGAAACAATGCGTGGGTAATCCCTGGCATCAGTTCTCCCAATCCCACAGCAAAGGCCAGAAAGTTAGCGGTAAAATCCGTTCTATCACTGACTTTGGAATCTTCATTGGACTGGACGGCGACATTGATGGATTGGTTCACCTTTCTGATATATCCTGGACTATTCCTGGTGAAGAAGCGGTCAAGCAATTCAAGAAAGGTCAAGAGCTGGAAGCAGTTATCCTGGCCATTGATGCAGAAAGAGAGCGTATTTCTCTGGGTCTGAAACAACTTGAAAGTGATAACTTCTCAACCTTTGTTGATGAGTTCACCAAAGGCAGTGTTGTTAAAGGACGTGTTACTGCTGTCGATGCCAAAAATGTAACTGTAGAATTGGCTCCAGAAATTTATGGCACAATCCGCGCTAATGAATTATCTGAAGACCGTGTAGATGATGCTAGCCATATCTGCAAGGAAGGCGATGAAATAGAAGCGAAAATTGTCAATATTGATAAGAAAAATCGCAGCATTGCCCTTTCTGTCAAAGCAAAAGATGCTCAAGAGCAAGCTGAAGCTATCAAGAAATACTCCAGAAGTGGAGAAGTTGCTTCAACAACTCTCGGTGACTTACTCAAAGAAAAAATGGCAACCAAAGATTAATTCTTTGTGTCAGTAAAAAAGCGTAGTTTATCTACGCTTTTTTTTTATTTTTACAATTCTTAGGTCAGGGTTTAATATGTTCCATGCTAAGAATTGAATTGTCCTCCTGCGAGGGATGATAATATTTCGTAAATTGATGCATCGTTTGCATAGGAAGGTAAATAAAATGCGTTTACTTATGTTTTTTGTTTATTTAATTCTGATAATTGTAGGTGTGACATTTGCAGCTCTAAATGCGAGTTCCGTACCGATCAATTTGTATGTGAAGACTTTTACCATGCCAATAGCTGTATTAATGGCGATAATGCTTGCTTTAGGGCTTATTATTGGTTTTTTCCTTGCATTGGGCAAATATTGGCGTCTGAAAGTTGAACTATCAAAAATGCGCAGTCAACTCAGGCTCACTGAGAAGGAAATCAAGAACCTGCGGGATATTCCTCTTAAAGATCAACACTAGGCAATTTAAAGTACTGCTGAGTATTGTATGCTTCGGTATAGTTAATGCCCTCCAAAAATCATATCAAAGCCTATTGGAGGGTAATCTTATGGATGAGGAAACATAGCACCATTTAGGGCCTTGGGCCGCTTGCTCTATAACTGGCTTATCGATCCTCCAGAAGGGAACATTATAAATAAGGAAGTAGCAAGTTCTACCGTTAAATTTGCCTTTTAAGAAGGTTTTTTAATTGGGCTGAATTTGATAGTCTATTGCCATCGTTCTGAAACAACGTATTTTGAATGCAGCACTTGTCTTTAAAATCCAGGACTTTGTGAATTAATGGAGCGTGTTAATGATTAACTTATGGCCCTTGTTATTGCCTGCTGCTGCCTGGTCCGGTTGGTGGGTTGCAAGCCGTAACTATTCAGGTAAGAAATCCGAGCAAAACAACAAACTCTCCCGGGAATATGTCGTTGGATTAAATTATCTTCTTAATGAACAGCCGGATAAGGCAGTAGACATTTTTATTAAACTGCTGGAAATAGACAGTGAAACTGTGGAAACCCATCTTGCTTTGGGCAGTCTTTTCCGCCGTCGCGGTGAAGTTGACAGGGCCATCAGAATTCACCAGAACCTGATTGCCAGACCGCAGTTAAGTCTAGCTGATCGCAAACAGGCCTTACTGGCATTGGGCCAGGATTATATGAGTGCGGGTGTGTTTGACCGTGCCGAACGTATTTTTCTCGAAGTGGTGGAGTTAGGCGGAAGCAAAGAGGTTTGCAGTTTACAGGGCTTGCTTGCCATTTATCAGCAGGAAAAAGCCTGGGAAAGCGCACTGGATACCATCAAAAAACTGGAAGTTTCGACTGGCCAAAGCTTTCACGCGCAGGCCGCCCATTATTATTGCGAAATAGCTGCGCAGGCGCTGAAGGATAACGCCATTGAAAAAGCGCAGAATGCGACCAGGCAGGCCTTAGCGATTGACAAGATGTCAGTTAGGGCCAGCCTATTGCAAGCTTCCTTGGACATGAAGTATGGACGCTATAAGCAGGCAATTCGATCTTTAAAACGGGTGCCGCAACAGGATCCCGAGTTTATCACTGAGATCATTGAGCCTTTGGTGATATGCCATAAAGAATTGGGTGCTATGGATGAATGTGTTGAATTCCTTCAACATACACTTGAAAATCATCCCCGTGCTTCAACCATTTTCGTTATTGCAGAATATTTAAGGAATACTAAAGAGATGGATTCTGCCATTGATTTTGTATCCGAAAAGCTGGGCAGTTATCCATCAATCCGGGGTATAAATCGATTAATTTTTTGGCATCTTGAAACAGCCCATGGTAAAGTACGCGACAAATTACAAATGTTATATGATATCACGAGCAAATTTCTTGATAATAAGCCCGTCTATCGTTGTGGTCATTGTGGTTTTGGGGGGAAGCATCTCCACTGGCATTGCCCAAGTTGTAAACAGTGGGGTAGAATGAAGCCTGTTCATGGTTTGGAAGGTGATTAGCTGTATCCGCAGCAGGTCCTAATATGAATAAAAATTACTGAGAGCATTATGCAATTTATTGATTTAAAAAAGCAATATCAGCTCATCGAAGCCGATATTTTAAGAGGTATTCATGCGGTGTTAAATCATGGACAGTATATTATGGGGCCTGAGATTGCCCAATTAGAAAGAAAATTGGCTGATTTTCTCGGAGTAAAGCATGCAATTGTGAATGCAAGCGGTACGGATGCATTACTGATGGCCTTAATGGCGCTTGAAATTGAGCCAGGTGACGAAGTCATTACCAGCCCATTCAGCTTTTTTGCTACTGCTGAAGTCATTACATTGTGTCAGGCTAAACCGGTGTTCGTTGATATCGATCCCCTGACTTACAATATCGATCCACAAAAAATTGAAGCGGTAATTACTCCGCGTACAAAAGCAATTATGCCAGTTAGCCTGTACGGCCAATGTGCCGATTTAACTGCAATTAATGCCATTGCAAAGCGCCATGGACTGGCGGTGATTGAAGATGCTGCTCAAAGTTTTGGCGCAACTCACCATGGTCAATATTCCTGTGCATTATCAACAATCGGCTGCACCAGCTTCTTTCCTTCTAAGCCTTTAGGTGGCTATGGCGACTCAGGGGCTTGCTTTACCGATGATGATATCCTGGCTGAGCGATTGATTGAAATTCGCAACCATGGACAGAACACGCGTTATAACCATCGACGTATTGGCATTAATGGCAGGATGGATACAATTCAAGCCGCCATTTTAATTGAAAAAATGAAACTGTTCCCCAATGAGATACGCCTTAGACAGCAGGTAGCGCAGCGTTATGTCTCATTACTTGCTGATTATGTTCGTACACCGCAATTGTCTGCTGAAAACACCAGCGTGTATGCGCAATTCACAATTGAAGTTGAGGATCGCAATCAATTTCAAGCGAATATGCAAAAACAGGGGATCCCAACGGCCGTGCATTATCCAATTGCCATGCATCAGCAACCCGCACTTGCCTTTTTAAACTACAAAAAAGGGGATATGCCGATTGCAGAACGCACCAGCGAACGGGTGGTAAGCTTACCTATGCATCCTTATCTGACATCCAAAGAGCAGGAAGAAGTGGCTGATGCTGTAAAAGCTGCCCTGCAACAGAGTACGGAAGTGGCTGTATAAGCATGTCCAAATTAATTATTGCACTGGATTTTGCTGAGAAACAGGATGCCCTGGATCTGGTTGAACAGCTGGATCCTTCCCAATGTGCCCTCAAAGTAGGCAGTGAAATGTTCACATTGCTGGGTACGGATTTCGTCAGTCTATTGGTTGATAAGGGCTATAAGGTCTTCCTTGATCTGAAATTTCATGATATTCCCAATACTGTTGCGCAAGCTTGCCGTTCAGCCGCGCAATTGGGTGTGTGGATGATTAATGTACATGCCAGTGGTGGCAGCCAAATGATGGTGGCGGCAAGAGACGCATTGGAAGGTAGCCGAATCAAGCCTTTATTGATTGCAGTGACGGTACTTACGAGTATGAATGAGCAATCGTTTTCAACTCTGGGTGTTTCAGAGTCAATCGAACGCCATGTTCAGCGTTTGGCTAGTATGGCTTGTGCAGCAGGCTTGGACGGGGTAGTGTGTTCTGCCTTTGAAGTGCCGCAGATAAAGCAGATTTGCGGTGAGTCTTTTCTAACAGTGACGCCAGGTATCCGATTAGCGTCAAATTCTCATGATGATCAAAGCAGGGTGGTAACGCCAGTTGAGGCAATCCAATTGGGTAGTGATTTCCTGGTTGTGGGACGTCCTGTAACTAAAGCCGCTGAACCTGCTAGAGTGGTAAAGGCAATTTTACAATCATTAACTTAGCATTGATATGTGCAGTGCATCAAAAGATTACAAACTTAGTCGTGATGTATTGCACTTCTCGGGACTACATTCCTAATCAAATTCACCGTCATACTATTCATTTCTTATAAAAAATATGCTAGTTATAAAATTAGATAAGCAGTTTAGCAACTGGTCAGGATTGGCAGAACCTGACGCCTCTCTGTTAATGTTTACGGATTTATCTGTTCGATGCAACATGAATTGATTTCGAACTCCATTTTAAGTAAAGGATTACTCTATGCCAAAAGAGCAGGTATTAAAGGAGTTAATTTCTCAGAACAGTGTTTTTCATCCTAATAGCCAATTACTAAGGAAACTTGTACTTACCGTTTATTATGGATGGCTGCGAATCAATGGACAACCGCCGGACAAGCAGTTTTCTTTGGCCGATTATGTGTTTGATGAAGAAAAATTTGTTATTGATTTTAATGGGCTAACTGAAACAGCACGTAAAAAATTTAATCACTGGCTTTGGAAATCTCAGGCGAATAACGCGCATCGCGCTTTTTTAAGCAGTTCTGCAACGACTGATTATCGTGGATATACCGCTGAGGTGGGTCTAAGTTGGTGGGGAAGAATTGTTAACTGGGTATTTTATCGAAAAAAATCCTATCAATGGCCTTTAGCACCAGTAGAACTTACTTTTGATTATCAGCTGAATGGGATTGAAATCTGCAAGGGAAAACATGGTCTTCTGGTTGGTTTGAATCAATTTTGTATCGAGACTCAAGCAAACAAATATCATCAGGCAGGCGATGCCCAGGAAGAGCCTTTGCTAAACACCAAGCGTGTTCAGCTAACTGATGAGATGGTAGGAAGCTTGCTTGAGCTGGACATTGAAAATCAGGACTATGATTCAATATTAAATCAGCCCCATCCGTTTTCAATTGAAGTAAAACAGCCTAAAAAGCGCATGAAGGCTATGTATGAACACCGCAAAGTTGAACGTTTTATTACTCCACCAGCCTGGTATCAGCGAGTTTGGGAATGGACTAATTCATTTTTTAAGAAAAAAAAGGAATGGAAAAGCAAGGCTCAAAACAATTTCCATTCTATCCTCAAAAAGGAAAATGCTGAGGTTCTGCAGCAGGCGCATACCGGTGAGATATTAATCATGGAGAAGCGTCCTGAAATTGATACGATGGTATTCTGTGGCGGTGGCGCCAAGATTTTCGCTCATGTGGGAGCTTATAAGGCCTTCCAGGAGAGCGGTATCCAACCGAGCAAATTTGCAGGCAGTTCTGCCGGTGCAATCATGGCAATATTGTGCTATCTGGGCTATTCCTGGGTCGAAATTTTTGGCTTTTTCAAGAGTTTTAAAGAGGAGAATATTGTTCATTATAACATTGATAGTTCAGGCATCTCGGACACGGATGCCCTGAAAGCGGCCCTTGATTTTATGATCATCAAAAAAGTGAATCAGATTCTATCCGAGTATGAGACGATTGCTGGCAAGGAAGCAGCAAAAGAATTACGCAGTCTGGTTTATGAACCTGGAGTCATCACCTTTGAATCGTTAAAACGCTTAAAACAAGCATACCCAAAATGCTGTTTAGGGGATGAGTTAATCGTTACAGCAACCAACAAGGAAAAAAGAAAAACAGTCTATTTTTCATATGGTCATTCACCGCAGAAAGAAGTAAGCAAAGCAGGTGCTATGTCTTCCAGTTTCCCAATTGTATTCAAGCCTACATTATTACCGGATGGAAACACATACAATGATGGCGGTATTTTAAGTAATCTGCCAACTGAAGCCTTTAGCGATGATAAATCTACTTTTCTGAAGTCAGATTATGATAATTGCTTAAAGCTCGTTGCCTTTCAATTTGATAATGGGCCGGAGCGCAGTATCCTGAATAAGCTGGTTCATAGAGTATATCGCGAAAATTTTCTCTGGAACTGGATTTACGGTTTATTGACTGGGGTTCGTGATCCGGTGAGTGGATGGGAAAGAGATCGTCTGAAGCTGTTACATTACAGCGGACAGACGGTATTAATTCCTATTGGGAATGTCAGCGCCACACAATTTGATATTTGTGCCGAAGATCAGGAAAAATTATTAGAGAAAGGCTATAAGGCAGCTAAACGGTATATCGATAGTCATTACCAGATTTCTGAGAAGGGCGCGCGCAATGCAGAGTATTTACATGTCAAATTTTCAGGTATAGATGAAGCGATTTATTATAGTTGCTACCGAGGACACCGCGATTGGTTTGAAGCCTTAGCAAAACTCGGATTGTCACGGGGCATCAGCGAAGAGAAAATCGAACAATTGAGGCGCATGTATTTCAATTCTTCCGAAAATAAAAAGGAAGAGTCGTCCAGGTCGGACAAAAATAAGGGGGGGTTGTTTGATAATCAGCTTCCCAAAGTCATTGAAAAAAAAGCAGTAAAAACCAATATGCGCATTTTTCAAGCCATTTATCCGATTTTTTTAGAAATCCCTTATGAATGGATAAATAAGAGCAGTGATTTGAAATTATATAAGGATGGACGTCATGCAAATACCATTCATTCACCTTTGCGCTGTCTTCAGAGTTTAAGCCAGATAAAAGGCAAAACGCATATCCTGTTTCATATATTTGTGGAGTTACTAAAAAATCAGACGCAAAAAAATATCGAGGAATTGTGCAGACAGTTTAAAATACTTGAAAAAGTACTGTCCTATAAGAAAGAATTAAATCATCATGCGCTGTTCGATTGCTGGAATCTTTTGCCGCATCAGGTGAATCGCATACTCAAAATTTGTGAACAAAAGGCTTGGGATGCATTGGCAGCGCTCTGTGAATCATTAAAAATCGGTGAAGAACCCCTTCAGGATATTGTTTACGATGAGCCAAAAGAGAAAGACGCTTGCATGGATAAATGGTATCTTCATTCAGTCAGAAAGGACATTCCCGTCGATAGCTGGTATGAGCAGGGCTGTGGTTACACAATGAGTGCTTGAACAGGCTGACGTAAATTTGGCTGGGCTTTACACCCCAGCCTACAACTCATTCTCGCAATTCGGTCGCTGATCTGGCACAATTTACAGGAATAACCGCATTTGTTTTATCCATGAATAAAGAATTACAGCATTACTATTTGCAACAGATGGGCATTGAACTTTGGCAGGAACGAACTGCGGGGTCCGGTCAGCAACCGGACTTTGATGATTTGGACCGTCTTTGCCAGGAGGTTGCTTCCTGTCAAAAATGCGGTTTATGCAAAACGCGAACACAGACGGTTTTTGCGCGTGGTAATCCCAAAGCGAAACTAATGGTTATTGGTGAAGCGCCTGGTTATCATGAGGATCAGCAGGGAAAACCCTTTGTTGGCAGGGCGGGGGGCTTACTGGATCAAATGTTAAAAAGCATTGGTTTTGCAGAGGAAGATGTTTATATTGCCAATGTATTAAAATGTCGTCCCCCGGATAACCGGGATCCCAGCGGCGAAGAAATTGTCAAATGCAGCCAATATTTAAGCAGACAAATCGCGTTGGTTAAACCTGCGGCTTTATTGGCAGTAGGTCGTTTCGCCGGTCAATTCCTATTAAAGAATAATGCCAGTATGGCGCAAATGCGTTCGAACACGCATTATTATGAGAATACACCTTGTATTGTCAGCTACCACCCTGCCTATCTGCTAAGAAAACCGCTGGATAAAAAGAAAGCGTACAGCGATCTGCTGCAATTGAAAACATTACTATGTTAGGTCGTATCCCTGTTATCCGCTTTAGAGGGTTTACCTTAGTTGAAAGCATGATTTGTTTAACAATCATTTTAATATTAATGACAATTGTATCCCCTCTGCTAAAAAGCAATGACCAACAGATACGCCTTAAGGCATGCAAACAACAACTCATACTAGCACTTCATTTTGCCAGAAACCAGGCCCTGCTTTCAGGGAAGCCACTGGCATTACGTGCGGAGCCTGACAGCGGCGATTGGTCAAAAGGGATGGTTCTCTTCTTTGATAATGCTTCGCATCAGTTTGAAACTAATCTGTTACAGCATCAATGGCATTGGAATTGCCGAAACATTGCAATCAAATGGCATGGATTCCAATCCAGCCAGTATCTTGTCTTTGCAGCCACTCCCATGCAAGCCGTAGCTAGCGGACGATTTGAGCTTAGCTCAGAAACGCAGGGAATAGATGTAATCATTAATCGTCTGGGAAGAATCAGGGATTTGGGAGCTGAATCTGCGCCCCATCCCCTATGATATAATTATAAAATAGTAATTAGTATGAATCATTATGAAAGAAAAAGGATTTACGCTGACTGAACTGATTGTGACACTCTGTATCGCTGCAATTTTTATCTCGGTGGCAGTCCCGGGATATTATTCTTTAATTCAAAATAATAAAGTAGTAGCCATGGTAAACCGCTTGTCAGC encodes:
- the rpsA gene encoding 30S ribosomal protein S1; protein product: MSESFKELFEQSIAGAQFYPGAIITAKVIDIDDDFVTLNAGLKSEGIVAVEEFHDKNGQLEINIGDTVEVALDSVEDGYGETLLSREKAKRQEAWRKLSKCHENNETVTGLISGKVKGGFTVEIGTIRAFLPGSLVDVRPVRDPSYLEGKELEFKVIKMDLKRNNIVVSRRAVVEEESSADRQALLESLHDGQILNGIVKNLTDYGAFIDLGGIDGLLHITDISWKRVKHPAEVLTVGQDVKVKVLSFDSERNRVSLGMKQLGNDPWVDLVDRYPVGKKLQGKVTNITDYGCFVEIEEGVEGLVHMSEMDWTNKNVHPSKVVSMGDVVDVMVLEIDEERRRISLGMKQCVGNPWHQFSQSHSKGQKVSGKIRSITDFGIFIGLDGDIDGLVHLSDISWTIPGEEAVKQFKKGQELEAVILAIDAERERISLGLKQLESDNFSTFVDEFTKGSVVKGRVTAVDAKNVTVELAPEIYGTIRANELSEDRVDDASHICKEGDEIEAKIVNIDKKNRSIALSVKAKDAQEQAEAIKKYSRSGEVASTTLGDLLKEKMATKD
- a CDS encoding LapA family protein, producing MRLLMFFVYLILIIVGVTFAALNASSVPINLYVKTFTMPIAVLMAIMLALGLIIGFFLALGKYWRLKVELSKMRSQLRLTEKEIKNLRDIPLKDQH
- the lapB gene encoding lipopolysaccharide assembly protein LapB, with protein sequence MINLWPLLLPAAAWSGWWVASRNYSGKKSEQNNKLSREYVVGLNYLLNEQPDKAVDIFIKLLEIDSETVETHLALGSLFRRRGEVDRAIRIHQNLIARPQLSLADRKQALLALGQDYMSAGVFDRAERIFLEVVELGGSKEVCSLQGLLAIYQQEKAWESALDTIKKLEVSTGQSFHAQAAHYYCEIAAQALKDNAIEKAQNATRQALAIDKMSVRASLLQASLDMKYGRYKQAIRSLKRVPQQDPEFITEIIEPLVICHKELGAMDECVEFLQHTLENHPRASTIFVIAEYLRNTKEMDSAIDFVSEKLGSYPSIRGINRLIFWHLETAHGKVRDKLQMLYDITSKFLDNKPVYRCGHCGFGGKHLHWHCPSCKQWGRMKPVHGLEGD
- a CDS encoding DegT/DnrJ/EryC1/StrS family aminotransferase, with translation MQFIDLKKQYQLIEADILRGIHAVLNHGQYIMGPEIAQLERKLADFLGVKHAIVNASGTDALLMALMALEIEPGDEVITSPFSFFATAEVITLCQAKPVFVDIDPLTYNIDPQKIEAVITPRTKAIMPVSLYGQCADLTAINAIAKRHGLAVIEDAAQSFGATHHGQYSCALSTIGCTSFFPSKPLGGYGDSGACFTDDDILAERLIEIRNHGQNTRYNHRRIGINGRMDTIQAAILIEKMKLFPNEIRLRQQVAQRYVSLLADYVRTPQLSAENTSVYAQFTIEVEDRNQFQANMQKQGIPTAVHYPIAMHQQPALAFLNYKKGDMPIAERTSERVVSLPMHPYLTSKEQEEVADAVKAALQQSTEVAV
- the pyrF gene encoding orotidine-5'-phosphate decarboxylase yields the protein MSKLIIALDFAEKQDALDLVEQLDPSQCALKVGSEMFTLLGTDFVSLLVDKGYKVFLDLKFHDIPNTVAQACRSAAQLGVWMINVHASGGSQMMVAARDALEGSRIKPLLIAVTVLTSMNEQSFSTLGVSESIERHVQRLASMACAAGLDGVVCSAFEVPQIKQICGESFLTVTPGIRLASNSHDDQSRVVTPVEAIQLGSDFLVVGRPVTKAAEPARVVKAILQSLT
- the vpdC gene encoding Dot/Icm T4SS effector VpdC; its protein translation is MPKEQVLKELISQNSVFHPNSQLLRKLVLTVYYGWLRINGQPPDKQFSLADYVFDEEKFVIDFNGLTETARKKFNHWLWKSQANNAHRAFLSSSATTDYRGYTAEVGLSWWGRIVNWVFYRKKSYQWPLAPVELTFDYQLNGIEICKGKHGLLVGLNQFCIETQANKYHQAGDAQEEPLLNTKRVQLTDEMVGSLLELDIENQDYDSILNQPHPFSIEVKQPKKRMKAMYEHRKVERFITPPAWYQRVWEWTNSFFKKKKEWKSKAQNNFHSILKKENAEVLQQAHTGEILIMEKRPEIDTMVFCGGGAKIFAHVGAYKAFQESGIQPSKFAGSSAGAIMAILCYLGYSWVEIFGFFKSFKEENIVHYNIDSSGISDTDALKAALDFMIIKKVNQILSEYETIAGKEAAKELRSLVYEPGVITFESLKRLKQAYPKCCLGDELIVTATNKEKRKTVYFSYGHSPQKEVSKAGAMSSSFPIVFKPTLLPDGNTYNDGGILSNLPTEAFSDDKSTFLKSDYDNCLKLVAFQFDNGPERSILNKLVHRVYRENFLWNWIYGLLTGVRDPVSGWERDRLKLLHYSGQTVLIPIGNVSATQFDICAEDQEKLLEKGYKAAKRYIDSHYQISEKGARNAEYLHVKFSGIDEAIYYSCYRGHRDWFEALAKLGLSRGISEEKIEQLRRMYFNSSENKKEESSRSDKNKGGLFDNQLPKVIEKKAVKTNMRIFQAIYPIFLEIPYEWINKSSDLKLYKDGRHANTIHSPLRCLQSLSQIKGKTHILFHIFVELLKNQTQKNIEELCRQFKILEKVLSYKKELNHHALFDCWNLLPHQVNRILKICEQKAWDALAALCESLKIGEEPLQDIVYDEPKEKDACMDKWYLHSVRKDIPVDSWYEQGCGYTMSA
- a CDS encoding uracil-DNA glycosylase, whose amino-acid sequence is MNKELQHYYLQQMGIELWQERTAGSGQQPDFDDLDRLCQEVASCQKCGLCKTRTQTVFARGNPKAKLMVIGEAPGYHEDQQGKPFVGRAGGLLDQMLKSIGFAEEDVYIANVLKCRPPDNRDPSGEEIVKCSQYLSRQIALVKPAALLAVGRFAGQFLLKNNASMAQMRSNTHYYENTPCIVSYHPAYLLRKPLDKKKAYSDLLQLKTLLC
- a CDS encoding GspH/FimT family pseudopilin, with protein sequence MLGRIPVIRFRGFTLVESMICLTIILILMTIVSPLLKSNDQQIRLKACKQQLILALHFARNQALLSGKPLALRAEPDSGDWSKGMVLFFDNASHQFETNLLQHQWHWNCRNIAIKWHGFQSSQYLVFAATPMQAVASGRFELSSETQGIDVIINRLGRIRDLGAESAPHPL